The Anaerolineae bacterium genomic interval GGCGCGCGATTCAAAGTGGCGGATGAGCCACATGCGGTAGTACATATCGGCGAGCTTTGCACGATCCAGTGTCATTTGCCTTGTGCTCCGTCAAGTATGCCTTATCGCATCAAGAGGCCGGCGTTGATGTCAATCGTGGTGCCGGTGATGGGATCCGCCGCCGGCGAACACAGGAATGCCACCGCTTCCGCCACCTCTTCCGGGCGGATGAGGCGGCCGATGGACATGCGTTGTCCCAGGTCCTGCCGCAGTTCCGCCGGCCACTGGGCGGTCAGGTCCGTTTCCAGGGTGGCCGGCGCGATGGCGTTGACGGTGATGCCGTGCGGCGCCAGCAGGCGGGCAAAGGATTTGGTCAGGCCCAGGAGCCCGGCCTTGCTGGCGGCGTAGTGCACCCCGACGGCGATGCCGCCCATCTGGCCGGCCAGGGAAGAGATGTTGATGACCCGGCCCCAGCCGGCCGCACGCAGGAGGGGCAGAGCGGCTTGGGTGCACAGGAACGCCCCTTTGAGATTGACGTTCAGCACGCGGTCCCA includes:
- a CDS encoding SDR family oxidoreductase, which codes for MGERYLEGRTALITGAGRGLGRAISRRLARLGAEVILADIDQAALAESARLISEEGGLVATRVFDVSNAEEVRAVFAGLSVLHILVNNAGICPLTPVEQISESEWDRVLNVNLKGAFLCTQAALPLLRAAGWGRVINISSLAGQMGGIAVGVHYAASKAGLLGLTKSFARLLAPHGITVNAIAPATLETDLTAQWPAELRQDLGQRMSIGRLIRPEEVAEAVAFLCSPAADPITGTTIDINAGLLMR